One Kitasatospora sp. MAP12-44 DNA segment encodes these proteins:
- a CDS encoding TMEM165/GDT1 family protein, whose product MTSYVLFVTVFLACVVEAVEAVTIVLAAGTSRHWGSALQGTVSALLVLAVTVAALGPAVGQLPLGALRLVVGALLLVFGLQWLRKAVLRGSGFKALHDEAEAYAKQVAAAEAAGDGGRGIVRDWYAFTLSFKGVLLEGLEVAFIVVTFGDNQRNIPVAVLGAAAAVLLVTGVGFAVRAPLARVPENTLKFAVGTMLTAFGIFWSTEGAGAHWPGSDAALLILVPAVALLAAGYTALLRRTGGPAASAPVEGSL is encoded by the coding sequence TTGACCTCCTACGTCCTGTTCGTCACCGTGTTCCTGGCCTGCGTCGTCGAGGCCGTCGAAGCGGTGACCATCGTGCTGGCCGCCGGCACCAGTCGGCACTGGGGCTCGGCCCTGCAGGGCACCGTATCCGCGCTGCTGGTGCTCGCCGTCACCGTGGCCGCCCTCGGGCCCGCTGTCGGACAACTCCCGCTCGGCGCCCTGCGCCTGGTCGTCGGCGCGCTGCTGCTCGTCTTCGGCCTGCAGTGGCTGCGCAAGGCCGTGCTGCGCGGCTCCGGCTTCAAGGCCCTGCACGACGAGGCCGAGGCGTACGCCAAGCAGGTCGCCGCCGCTGAGGCGGCCGGCGACGGAGGCCGCGGCATCGTCCGCGACTGGTACGCCTTCACCCTCTCCTTCAAGGGCGTCCTCCTCGAAGGGCTCGAAGTCGCCTTCATCGTCGTCACGTTCGGCGACAACCAGCGCAACATCCCGGTCGCCGTCCTCGGCGCGGCAGCCGCCGTCCTGCTGGTCACCGGCGTCGGCTTCGCGGTCCGTGCGCCGTTGGCCCGAGTCCCCGAGAACACCCTGAAGTTCGCCGTCGGGACCATGCTCACCGCCTTCGGGATCTTCTGGTCGACCGAAGGCGCGGGAGCCCACTGGCCCGGCTCCGACGCGGCCCTGCTGATCCTCGTACCGGCCGTGGCACTGCTCGCGGCCGGCTACACCGCGCTTCTGCGCCGCACGGGCGGCCCGGCCGCGAGCGCACCTGTGGAAGGAAGCCTGTGA